In Methylotenera mobilis JLW8, the following are encoded in one genomic region:
- the flgF gene encoding flagellar basal-body rod protein FlgF yields MDRMIYTAMTGAKHILEKQATTSHNLANATSTGFKSQIDSFRAVPVLSTGLPTRAFVVDSTSGSDFNSGAIQSTNRNLDIAVKGDGWLAVQRADGSEAYTRNGSLKTSPNGLLQTANGLTIMGDGGPITIPPDVAVSIGKDGTVSTVNNLTLPGPSNIIGRIKLVNPPQANLVRADDGLFTTKDGNPATADANVSVVQGALESSNVNVVDAMVTMISLSRQFETQMKLIQTAENNANKASQLLQLT; encoded by the coding sequence ATGGATCGCATGATATACACCGCAATGACAGGTGCGAAACATATCCTTGAGAAACAAGCTACAACCAGCCACAACTTGGCCAATGCTACGTCTACTGGTTTTAAATCGCAAATAGACTCGTTTCGGGCGGTGCCAGTGCTAAGCACAGGCTTGCCCACACGTGCTTTTGTGGTGGACTCTACTAGTGGCAGCGACTTTAACTCAGGTGCAATTCAATCGACTAATCGAAACTTAGATATCGCAGTCAAGGGCGACGGTTGGCTAGCGGTGCAGCGCGCTGATGGCTCAGAAGCATACACGCGCAACGGCTCCCTTAAAACCAGTCCTAATGGCTTACTGCAAACCGCTAACGGACTGACTATCATGGGCGATGGCGGCCCTATCACCATTCCGCCCGATGTGGCGGTAAGTATAGGTAAAGACGGTACGGTTTCTACAGTGAACAATTTAACTCTGCCCGGCCCTTCTAATATTATTGGACGTATCAAGCTGGTTAATCCGCCACAGGCAAACTTGGTACGCGCTGACGATGGTTTATTTACCACCAAAGATGGCAACCCAGCTACCGCAGATGCAAATGTCAGCGTAGTGCAAGGCGCATTAGAGAGCAGCAATGTCAATGTGGTAGACGCTATGGTCACTATGATCAGCCTGTCTCGACAATTTGAAACTCAAATGAAACTGATTCAAACTGCTGAGAATAACGCCAATAAAGCAAGTCAACTCCTGCAATTGACTTAG
- the flgE gene encoding flagellar hook protein FlgE, with product MSFQQGLSGLNAASKQLEVIGNNVSNANTVGFKQSRAEFADVFANSITGGGGSQIGIGTNLATVAQQFTQGNITATNNSLDIAINGNGFFRMSSGGAVTYTRNGQFQLDKQGFIVDSASKRLTGYAADANGNILSGAAVDLQINTADIQPVATTKIEGTINLDSRNNPMPAAPVFSSTDPTTYNNSTAVTVYDSLGNSHTLQNFFRKTAANVWDIYTTVDGAPIPASGAATAQMTFTGTGVSPTITPTAPATGIPSVTFTPMNTATTPVANGAANVTTTIDYSKSTQFGSAFSINALSQDGFTSGRLSGFNTASDGTIVGRYSNGQSKNLGRVVLSSFTNPNGLQSLGGNAWAVSASSGPALTGAPGSGLLGVLQSSAVEDSNVDLTAELVNMITAQRVYQANAQTIKTQDQVLQTLVNLR from the coding sequence ATGAGTTTTCAACAAGGTTTAAGCGGTCTTAACGCAGCTTCTAAACAGTTAGAAGTGATTGGCAACAACGTATCTAATGCAAACACTGTAGGCTTTAAGCAGTCTAGAGCCGAGTTTGCCGATGTATTTGCGAACTCAATCACCGGTGGTGGTGGCAGCCAAATTGGTATTGGTACCAACTTAGCCACCGTAGCTCAGCAATTCACCCAAGGCAACATTACCGCAACCAACAACTCATTGGACATCGCGATTAATGGCAACGGTTTTTTCCGCATGTCATCAGGCGGCGCCGTTACCTATACGCGTAACGGTCAATTTCAATTAGACAAGCAAGGTTTCATCGTAGACTCAGCCAGCAAACGCTTAACCGGTTATGCTGCAGATGCTAACGGCAACATATTAAGCGGCGCAGCCGTTGACCTGCAGATCAACACTGCAGATATTCAGCCAGTGGCAACCACCAAGATTGAGGGTACAATTAATCTGGACTCTAGAAACAACCCGATGCCGGCGGCTCCTGTATTTAGCTCAACGGATCCGACCACTTATAACAACTCAACGGCTGTAACGGTTTATGATAGTTTGGGTAACTCCCATACGCTGCAAAACTTCTTCCGCAAAACCGCAGCCAACGTTTGGGATATTTATACGACGGTAGATGGCGCACCGATCCCGGCTTCAGGTGCAGCAACAGCACAGATGACATTCACCGGCACAGGCGTGTCACCAACAATCACGCCGACAGCGCCTGCAACAGGAATACCATCTGTCACCTTTACGCCAATGAATACTGCAACAACACCAGTTGCCAACGGTGCAGCTAACGTGACAACTACAATTGATTACTCTAAGAGCACGCAGTTCGGCTCAGCATTTAGTATCAACGCCTTATCGCAAGATGGCTTCACGTCTGGTCGCTTATCTGGCTTCAATACAGCAAGTGATGGCACGATTGTTGGCCGTTACAGCAATGGCCAATCTAAAAACTTAGGTAGGGTTGTACTCTCTAGCTTTACCAACCCGAATGGTTTGCAATCGTTAGGCGGTAATGCATGGGCTGTTAGTGCAAGCTCTGGTCCGGCATTAACTGGCGCACCAGGTAGCGGTTTACTAGGCGTACTGCAATCATCCGCAGTGGAAGACTCTAACGTAGACTTAACCGCTGAGCTGGTCAACATGATTACCGCACAGCGTGTTTACCAAGCCAATGCGCAGACCATCAAAACGCAGGACCAGGTCTTGCAAACACTAGTGAATCTTCGTTAA